Proteins encoded by one window of Thermobaculum terrenum ATCC BAA-798:
- a CDS encoding PAS domain S-box protein → MDSSDPMGTGIGSESHLPWQSAYIPLLVIESHSNKVIFANRAALDLIGKNADDVIGKSACQVLHGSHPERSEPCPIERLGTSIDGDYLTFIDRIFLRSEFPTEVRFFASPINMQEEEGQFGPHNAILLLIDTPSSTPYVDSSQFAALYKMSAGVIIADADDNVLYINSTALELLGFEGKETDIKVQDVFLGCELFSLQGESISLDKLLDDFSPDSLSIDNIIGLRKSGVEICVQFTILPVKLRDTELRFILLNNITYVRDLYKSLLSLRTENSAILEESPFGIAVFDPDGRLIRVNKAWEKIWLTDRNKIGYYNIFSDRQLLEKGLMPYIRQAFQGISVSVPPIRYEIQLEDSYAKTINKYVKGVMFPVQLGNELHEVVFVQEDITSQQEAEQQLAAQYGVNRLLVSASSLEEVCERILRIVGPAFKWDYASIWIKQGDQDSPLCLHSWRSARIAVDKQIDFRHLLGADYRIIDDVKDGSPVWAVHSIGANGPNTRDEIWTGVAIPITVGGKVTGALEFWREGNHGRDSRSLRVLQRIADEIGAFVHNRWQEQARREAEEKYRRIFENSVEGMFQLSAKGKLVAANPAFARILGYSGVEDVIGLEADSLQRVCVDGDCFDDLKQELRAKGYVKDYEAKITRVDGAAIWVLISIRKILDASGNAIAYEGTVQDITDRKLSEEALLESEARFRMLFEQSPDAILLIDPHDDQVFWKIVDCNEAACRMNGYSRDELVGQPLDILHPVPMSPEECEQHLHSLRTNGPDKLEALHKSKDGRLILVESSSSLITVNGRELILGIDRDISERKRAEENLRESELRFRTLFEHSPDAILLLDPYDLEVPWRIVDCNDAACQMNGYSRDELIGSPISMLDPSMDDLDERNRHLAQIRREGVVKGEDWHRRKDGTLFPIEFTTSLIMVGGRELVLGIDRDITERKRSENLLALQVKRQDMLAELGQRALAHMNLDDLLEDSLSVSVQALGLTGIGYYGFDRDKNQLILRSSLGWDVSLTPNHLEVPDISQWWRALWSSDNPPNALGGGGRDEDANYLTMIVHGRDEPYGVLVARRKENRGFDEADLHFLRSVSNVIANGIERINLEAQISESHLRVLAQSKSDVLLICDPSGAIKYVSPSIEDVLGYAKDSLFSVNVEDILHPNDIDRYKDFLGNLLPTNGQPSTTELRFRRQDGTWRYMEVIGTNLLDDPTIKGILLNFRDVTDRREAAINQERARIAREMHDTLAQVLGYVNTKAQAVYRMLSHGSVEEAVVQLEQLASAARSAYADLREDILGLRTSVDSERRLKDSLLDYIRTWEQQSSIKVELEIDPDVDLDAIPSSAEIQLLRIIQESLANVRKHSNASSAKVKFEEVDNWLQVTIEDDGQGFDVHDQGRSDFPRFGISMMKERAEAIGGLLCINSEPGVGTTVIVRVPISHEIEDMTNKTGLRVVIADDHALFRDGIKSLLESEGFQMVGEASNGQEAVELVHNLSPDLVLMDLSMPVMGGLDAIRLISADKPSVKVIVLTASEEDKDLFEAIKAGAQGFIPKNLESEEFFQLLRNVIRGEPAITPRLAGKLIDEFSRPVRSSSLQMLTDREQEILQLLVNGVTSTKDLSRQLGVSEHTVKYHLRNILSKLHLQSRAQVVAWAVQHGLSSK, encoded by the coding sequence ATGGATAGTTCAGATCCCATGGGCACCGGGATTGGTTCAGAAAGTCATTTGCCTTGGCAATCGGCTTACATACCGTTATTAGTTATAGAAAGCCACTCTAACAAAGTTATATTTGCTAACAGGGCTGCTCTCGATCTAATAGGTAAAAACGCCGATGATGTCATAGGTAAGTCTGCTTGCCAAGTCTTGCATGGTTCTCATCCCGAACGCTCAGAGCCATGCCCAATTGAGCGTTTAGGTACCAGTATTGATGGGGATTATTTGACCTTTATAGATCGGATCTTCCTGCGCAGCGAATTCCCGACCGAGGTTAGGTTTTTCGCTTCCCCCATAAATATGCAAGAGGAGGAAGGTCAGTTTGGTCCTCATAATGCTATATTGCTGCTAATAGATACTCCTTCCTCTACGCCTTATGTGGACAGCTCCCAATTTGCAGCTCTCTACAAGATGTCTGCTGGGGTGATTATTGCGGATGCTGACGATAATGTTCTCTATATCAATAGCACAGCTTTAGAACTACTAGGTTTTGAAGGTAAAGAAACTGACATTAAGGTCCAGGATGTGTTCTTGGGCTGCGAATTGTTTTCTTTGCAGGGCGAAAGTATCAGCTTGGACAAGCTGTTAGATGATTTCTCACCGGATAGCTTGTCCATCGACAACATAATTGGACTGAGGAAGTCGGGCGTAGAGATTTGTGTTCAATTTACCATCTTGCCTGTCAAACTGCGGGATACTGAGTTGCGGTTTATTCTTCTAAACAACATAACCTATGTCCGAGATCTATATAAGTCCCTGCTCAGTCTTCGAACCGAGAACAGTGCAATCCTGGAAGAGTCTCCCTTTGGGATAGCTGTTTTTGATCCCGACGGTCGTCTTATTAGAGTCAACAAGGCCTGGGAAAAGATATGGCTTACCGATAGAAACAAGATAGGTTATTACAACATATTTTCTGATAGACAGCTTCTTGAAAAGGGTCTGATGCCCTATATACGGCAAGCTTTTCAGGGGATATCTGTATCAGTTCCACCCATCAGATATGAGATCCAGCTTGAAGATAGCTATGCTAAGACTATCAATAAATATGTGAAAGGTGTGATGTTTCCTGTGCAGCTCGGAAATGAGCTGCATGAAGTGGTGTTTGTACAGGAAGACATAACCTCGCAGCAGGAGGCTGAGCAGCAGTTAGCGGCTCAATACGGTGTAAACAGGTTGCTAGTGAGCGCTTCTTCTCTTGAAGAGGTGTGTGAGAGGATATTACGGATCGTAGGTCCTGCATTCAAGTGGGATTATGCCTCCATATGGATTAAGCAGGGTGATCAGGATTCCCCTCTATGCTTACATAGTTGGAGATCGGCGCGTATAGCTGTTGATAAACAGATCGATTTCAGACACTTGTTAGGTGCTGATTATAGGATCATTGATGACGTAAAGGATGGCTCTCCCGTTTGGGCCGTCCACTCAATCGGCGCTAATGGTCCTAATACAAGAGATGAGATCTGGACTGGAGTGGCTATTCCCATCACTGTAGGGGGTAAGGTAACAGGAGCTCTTGAGTTCTGGAGAGAGGGCAACCACGGTAGAGATTCCAGAAGCCTAAGAGTGCTTCAGAGAATAGCCGACGAGATAGGGGCGTTCGTTCACAATCGATGGCAGGAGCAAGCCAGAAGAGAAGCAGAGGAAAAGTACAGGCGTATATTTGAAAACTCCGTTGAGGGTATGTTCCAGCTATCTGCGAAAGGTAAGCTGGTGGCGGCTAATCCTGCTTTCGCCAGAATATTGGGTTACTCCGGTGTTGAGGATGTTATTGGTTTGGAGGCAGATAGTCTGCAGAGAGTCTGCGTCGACGGTGATTGCTTTGATGACCTCAAGCAAGAACTGCGTGCCAAAGGATACGTCAAGGATTACGAGGCGAAGATAACCAGAGTCGATGGAGCTGCTATATGGGTGCTTATTAGTATTCGGAAGATTTTAGACGCCTCTGGAAATGCCATTGCTTACGAAGGCACCGTACAGGACATAACCGATAGGAAGCTATCGGAAGAGGCTTTACTTGAGAGCGAAGCTAGATTCCGAATGCTGTTTGAGCAATCTCCTGATGCCATTCTCCTTATAGATCCTCATGATGACCAGGTTTTTTGGAAGATAGTGGACTGTAATGAAGCCGCTTGCAGGATGAATGGCTACTCTAGAGATGAATTAGTGGGTCAACCATTGGATATTCTGCACCCAGTACCTATGAGTCCAGAAGAGTGTGAGCAACACCTACATTCCTTAAGGACTAACGGTCCTGATAAACTGGAGGCTCTGCACAAGAGCAAGGACGGAAGACTGATATTAGTTGAGTCTTCATCTTCCTTAATAACCGTCAATGGCCGAGAACTTATACTCGGTATCGATCGAGATATTAGCGAAAGAAAGCGCGCTGAGGAGAACCTGCGCGAGAGCGAGCTGCGCTTTCGAACGCTCTTTGAGCATTCCCCTGACGCCATATTACTTCTGGATCCATATGACTTAGAGGTTCCCTGGAGGATAGTGGATTGCAACGATGCTGCCTGCCAGATGAATGGCTATTCTAGAGACGAGCTTATAGGTTCACCAATTTCCATGCTTGATCCAAGCATGGACGACTTGGATGAGAGGAATAGGCATCTGGCGCAGATAAGACGAGAGGGTGTGGTAAAGGGGGAGGATTGGCATCGAAGGAAGGATGGTACTCTCTTCCCAATCGAGTTTACTACTTCGCTGATAATGGTGGGAGGAAGAGAACTTGTACTCGGTATAGACAGGGATATAACCGAGCGCAAGAGATCCGAAAACTTGTTAGCCCTTCAGGTAAAGAGACAAGACATGTTGGCAGAGCTGGGCCAAAGGGCCTTGGCTCATATGAACCTGGATGATCTGCTAGAAGATTCTCTATCTGTCTCTGTTCAAGCACTAGGACTTACAGGCATCGGATACTATGGGTTTGATCGAGATAAAAATCAGCTTATACTGAGGTCTTCTCTTGGGTGGGATGTTAGCCTTACTCCGAATCATCTTGAGGTCCCAGATATCTCGCAATGGTGGAGAGCACTCTGGAGTAGCGATAATCCTCCAAATGCACTAGGCGGGGGAGGTAGAGATGAAGATGCAAACTATCTAACAATGATAGTGCATGGCAGGGATGAGCCTTACGGGGTGTTAGTCGCTCGTAGGAAAGAGAATAGAGGCTTCGATGAAGCGGATCTTCATTTCTTGCGCTCTGTTTCTAACGTCATAGCTAACGGTATCGAGAGGATCAACCTTGAGGCTCAGATATCTGAAAGTCATCTTAGAGTGCTTGCACAGAGCAAGTCTGATGTTCTTCTTATCTGTGATCCCTCAGGAGCTATAAAGTATGTAAGCCCATCAATTGAGGATGTGCTTGGATATGCAAAAGATAGCTTGTTTAGTGTCAATGTAGAGGATATTCTGCATCCCAACGATATAGACAGGTATAAGGATTTCCTTGGTAATTTGTTGCCTACGAATGGGCAGCCTTCTACCACGGAGCTCAGGTTCAGGCGGCAGGATGGCACATGGCGATACATGGAGGTTATAGGTACTAATCTCCTCGATGACCCTACTATTAAGGGCATTTTACTGAACTTTAGGGATGTAACTGATCGTCGCGAGGCTGCTATTAATCAGGAGAGAGCGCGTATTGCCAGGGAAATGCACGACACGTTAGCCCAAGTTCTGGGGTATGTTAACACCAAGGCTCAGGCCGTGTATAGAATGCTATCTCACGGAAGTGTGGAGGAAGCTGTTGTTCAGCTAGAGCAGTTGGCAAGCGCCGCTAGATCCGCTTATGCGGATCTCAGGGAAGATATACTCGGCTTGAGAACCTCTGTTGACTCCGAACGTAGATTGAAAGACTCTTTGCTTGATTACATCCGCACTTGGGAGCAGCAGAGTTCAATCAAAGTAGAGCTGGAAATAGATCCAGATGTGGACCTAGATGCCATTCCGTCTTCTGCTGAGATCCAGCTTTTGAGGATTATCCAAGAATCGCTGGCCAATGTCCGAAAGCACTCTAATGCCTCCTCTGCTAAGGTGAAGTTTGAAGAAGTCGACAACTGGCTGCAAGTAACTATAGAAGATGATGGACAAGGATTTGATGTTCATGATCAAGGTCGTAGTGATTTTCCGAGATTTGGAATCTCTATGATGAAGGAAAGGGCAGAAGCCATTGGTGGGTTATTATGCATCAACTCAGAACCTGGAGTTGGTACTACGGTTATAGTAAGGGTACCCATCTCTCATGAGATAGAAGATATGACTAATAAGACCGGCCTTAGAGTTGTCATCGCCGATGATCACGCGCTATTTCGTGATGGTATTAAGAGCTTATTAGAGTCTGAAGGTTTCCAAATGGTAGGGGAGGCCAGTAATGGTCAAGAGGCAGTAGAGCTCGTACATAACCTAAGCCCTGACCTAGTTCTCATGGACCTCTCTATGCCTGTAATGGGTGGCCTGGATGCAATCAGACTGATCAGCGCAGATAAACCTAGTGTAAAGGTCATAGTGCTTACAGCTTCCGAGGAAGACAAAGATCTATTCGAGGCTATCAAGGCTGGAGCGCAAGGCTTTATCCCTAAGAACCTGGAATCCGAGGAGTTCTTCCAGTTGTTACGGAACGTTATCCGCGGAGAACCAGCTATTACTCCTCGATTGGCTGGCAAGTTGATCGACGAGTTCTCAAGGCCTGTAAGGAGTTCTTCGTTGCAGATGTTGACAGATAGGGAGCAGGAGATACTCCAATTGCTGGTAAATGGGGTCACTTCTACTAAGGACTTATCCAGACAACTTGGGGTTAGCGAGCATACCGTGAAGTATCACTTAAGGAATATTCTATCCAAGCTCCATCTCCAGAGTAGAGCACAGGTGGTTGCTTGGGCAGTACAACATGGCCTAAGCAGCAAGTAA
- the tenA gene encoding thiaminase II codes for MGEAKLKTGSTSIHLYELARPIWQKQFEHPFVTSLGDGSLPQENFRFYICQDALFLNELTKIFGYATTRSQQLAHMERFGELLLNTIRVEQELHRSYAQRFGMSPEEMLSVEMAPTNYAYTSHLHAVASVGTLPEIITAILPCAWIYAEVGKYFSSQGTPASDHPYRDWLLTYSSDDFEQVGAWLRQVLDESTIHADDMEISRLEKIFITSSRYEWMFWDMAWRQEQWPV; via the coding sequence ATGGGTGAAGCTAAGCTGAAAACTGGCTCTACTTCCATACACCTGTACGAGCTTGCAAGGCCAATCTGGCAGAAGCAGTTTGAGCATCCTTTCGTAACCTCCCTAGGAGATGGGAGCCTTCCTCAAGAGAATTTCAGGTTCTATATATGCCAAGATGCCTTGTTTCTCAACGAGCTTACTAAGATATTTGGATATGCAACCACCAGATCTCAACAGCTGGCTCATATGGAGAGGTTCGGAGAACTCCTCCTCAACACCATAAGAGTGGAGCAGGAGCTACATCGTTCATACGCTCAACGCTTCGGTATGTCTCCTGAAGAGATGTTGAGCGTGGAGATGGCACCTACTAACTACGCATACACCAGCCACTTGCATGCTGTAGCTTCCGTTGGTACTCTGCCAGAGATCATCACAGCCATCCTGCCTTGCGCCTGGATCTATGCCGAGGTAGGCAAGTACTTTAGCTCGCAAGGAACACCCGCTAGTGATCATCCCTACAGGGATTGGCTGTTGACTTACTCTTCGGATGATTTTGAACAGGTGGGTGCATGGTTACGCCAAGTACTGGACGAATCCACGATCCATGCAGATGATATGGAGATAAGTAGACTGGAAAAGATATTTATCACAAGTAGCAGATACGAGTGGATGTTCTGGGATATGGCTTGGAGACAGGAACAATGGCCAGTTTAG
- the thiE gene encoding thiamine phosphate synthase, whose translation MASLDLRLYVITDRKISGGRSHEEIAAAAIEGGATVVQFRDKELSGRKQVETALRLRDIARASGVTFIVNDRVDVALLSDADGVHLGQDDIPASMARKIMGNKIIGVSASTVEEALLAQQQGADYLGVGPVFPTGSKADAAPPIGLTGLAEIVRSVDIPVVAIGGISQENLVDVLETGVSGVAVISAVVAASDITQAARNLRAVIDAHSSYGTTHR comes from the coding sequence ATGGCCAGTTTAGATCTTAGGCTATACGTAATAACAGATAGAAAAATATCAGGTGGCAGGTCTCACGAAGAGATAGCAGCTGCCGCGATCGAGGGAGGGGCTACGGTAGTTCAGTTCAGGGATAAGGAGTTAAGTGGCAGGAAACAAGTAGAGACTGCGCTGCGCCTTAGAGATATTGCTCGTGCCTCTGGGGTAACGTTTATAGTCAATGACAGGGTGGACGTAGCGTTACTTTCAGATGCAGATGGAGTCCATCTTGGGCAGGACGATATACCAGCTTCTATGGCCAGGAAGATTATGGGGAATAAGATAATCGGTGTCTCGGCATCAACTGTTGAGGAGGCATTGTTGGCTCAACAGCAAGGAGCGGATTATTTGGGGGTTGGTCCTGTATTCCCTACTGGTAGTAAAGCTGATGCTGCTCCCCCAATAGGTTTGACTGGGCTCGCAGAGATAGTAAGATCTGTGGATATTCCTGTTGTGGCTATTGGCGGCATATCTCAGGAGAATTTGGTGGATGTGCTTGAGACGGGTGTGAGTGGCGTTGCGGTGATATCGGCTGTAGTAGCAGCCTCTGATATAACCCAGGCGGCTCGCAATCTGAGGGCTGTAATAGATGCTCATAGTTCATATGGGACCACACATAGATGA
- the thiL gene encoding thiamine-phosphate kinase: MKLNELGEFGLIKRLVDKLPEYGRDVIVGPGDDVAVLRTSSDKYLLATIDSQVEGIHFLFEYTGARQLGEKAIAINVSDIASMGGQPRHALVSLALPDSCQLKLVEELYEGIYSASHAYGLDVIGGNISSSRSGLLVDVCLLGEVEPEHLVLRSGAAPGDGIYVTGWLGSSAAGFELLCSKLRNCDERIWEELTSSHLTPKARLYEARSLVATGAVSAMIDISDGLISDLGHILEASGVGAVVYTDRLPIATAVREVASTLGKDALRWALSGGEDYELLLTGDRRVLDGIASDNGLGGTPLTLIGEILPQSAGLQLEGLNDASILSKGWDHFKR, translated from the coding sequence ATGAAGCTGAATGAGCTTGGAGAGTTTGGCCTTATAAAACGTCTAGTGGATAAGTTGCCCGAATATGGCCGGGATGTGATCGTAGGGCCAGGTGATGATGTGGCAGTTTTGAGAACTAGCTCAGATAAATATTTGCTTGCCACTATTGATTCGCAGGTGGAAGGAATCCACTTTCTATTTGAATACACAGGAGCCAGGCAGCTGGGTGAAAAAGCGATAGCTATTAATGTCAGTGACATAGCATCGATGGGTGGTCAGCCCAGACACGCTTTGGTAAGCCTTGCGCTCCCAGATTCATGCCAGCTCAAGCTCGTCGAAGAGCTCTATGAAGGTATATACTCGGCCTCTCATGCGTATGGTCTGGATGTGATAGGCGGGAATATATCTAGCTCCAGGAGCGGACTCCTTGTGGATGTCTGTCTTCTTGGCGAGGTTGAGCCAGAACACCTTGTACTCAGATCTGGTGCTGCTCCGGGAGATGGTATCTATGTAACTGGGTGGCTGGGGAGCTCTGCTGCCGGTTTTGAGCTGCTGTGCAGCAAACTGAGGAATTGCGATGAGCGTATTTGGGAAGAGCTTACGAGTTCTCATCTTACACCTAAGGCAAGGCTGTACGAGGCAAGATCTTTAGTTGCTACCGGGGCGGTATCTGCAATGATCGACATAAGCGACGGCCTCATAAGTGACCTCGGGCATATTCTGGAGGCTAGTGGAGTCGGAGCTGTTGTGTATACCGATCGATTGCCTATAGCGACCGCTGTCAGAGAGGTTGCATCCACGCTAGGGAAGGACGCGTTACGTTGGGCTCTGTCTGGAGGTGAAGACTACGAACTGTTGCTAACAGGAGACAGGCGCGTCTTGGACGGTATAGCTTCTGATAATGGTCTGGGTGGTACTCCTCTTACATTGATAGGAGAGATATTGCCGCAGAGTGCAGGACTGCAGCTGGAAGGCTTGAATGATGCAAGCATACTTAGCAAGGGATGGGATCACTTCAAGAGGTGA
- the thiD gene encoding bifunctional hydroxymethylpyrimidine kinase/phosphomethylpyrimidine kinase: protein MKRTMTIAGSDSGGGAGIQADLKTFSAMGTFGTSVITAITAQNTLGVTDVYGLPAKIVESQIDAVMSDIGTDAAKTGMLFSAEIIEAVANKVKKWEIENLVVDPVMVAKSGDRLLKEDAIEAMRRKLIPLALVITPNIPEAEVLTDVSIKSEEDRRIAARVLHSMGARYVIVKGGHLEGDPVDLLFDGQRFHEFRGERIHTNNTHGTGCTFSSAIAAQIARGRSVYEAISIAKRYVSEAIRQAPHIGAGHGPLQHFPKWEADLD, encoded by the coding sequence ATGAAGCGTACTATGACTATTGCTGGATCTGATTCTGGTGGTGGTGCAGGCATACAGGCCGACCTTAAGACCTTCTCTGCTATGGGCACATTTGGTACTTCTGTGATCACCGCAATCACTGCTCAGAATACTTTGGGCGTTACTGATGTTTATGGTTTGCCGGCTAAGATTGTCGAGTCGCAGATTGATGCTGTGATGAGTGATATAGGTACCGATGCTGCCAAGACTGGGATGTTATTTAGCGCTGAGATCATTGAGGCTGTAGCCAATAAGGTCAAGAAGTGGGAGATAGAGAACCTGGTTGTGGATCCAGTGATGGTAGCTAAGAGCGGCGATAGACTCCTGAAAGAGGATGCCATTGAGGCCATGAGACGGAAGTTAATTCCCCTGGCTCTGGTAATAACCCCCAACATACCCGAGGCCGAGGTTCTGACTGATGTTAGCATCAAGAGTGAGGAGGACCGCCGAATAGCTGCCAGGGTATTGCACTCAATGGGCGCCCGATATGTGATCGTAAAAGGGGGGCATCTCGAGGGTGATCCGGTAGATCTGCTATTTGATGGTCAGCGGTTTCACGAGTTCAGGGGCGAGCGTATACATACAAACAACACTCACGGGACTGGATGTACATTCTCTTCCGCTATAGCTGCCCAGATCGCCAGAGGTAGAAGCGTTTACGAAGCTATCTCCATAGCTAAAAGGTACGTGAGCGAGGCCATAAGGCAGGCTCCTCATATAGGGGCTGGACATGGTCCACTACAGCATTTTCCTAAATGGGAAGCAGATCTTGATTAA
- the thiM gene encoding hydroxyethylthiazole kinase, whose amino-acid sequence MNYEVKAVETLRIVARNKPLVHHITNIVVANDTANLTLGLGALPVMADAVEEVEEMTASAKALILNIGTLSGESIEAMMRAGRSAAAHNVPIVLDPVGAGATKLRTETALRILEELPVTVVRGNRGEIGALVGSGQVRGVEAVGDEDPRDVARRFFERFGVVTAVTGVFDVIVGKNKVFEVHNGHPLLARITGSGCMATTAVGVFLTTGEDPALQTALALGSYGVAAERAAKHEPGPGTFRSKLLDEAAALLTKGVDGIDIREVED is encoded by the coding sequence TTGAATTACGAAGTCAAAGCTGTTGAGACTCTAAGGATAGTAGCCAGGAATAAGCCTCTGGTCCATCATATAACCAATATAGTTGTGGCAAACGATACTGCCAATCTTACTCTGGGCCTGGGAGCTCTCCCCGTTATGGCTGATGCGGTTGAAGAGGTGGAGGAAATGACGGCATCAGCAAAGGCGTTGATACTCAACATAGGAACTCTTTCTGGAGAGTCTATTGAGGCTATGATGCGTGCTGGCAGATCTGCCGCAGCACACAATGTCCCCATAGTTCTTGACCCTGTTGGAGCAGGTGCCACTAAACTGCGCACTGAGACGGCCTTGCGCATTCTGGAGGAGCTGCCGGTGACTGTTGTTAGGGGTAACAGAGGGGAGATAGGGGCGCTCGTAGGCTCAGGCCAAGTCAGGGGGGTGGAGGCTGTAGGCGATGAAGACCCTAGAGATGTAGCCAGAAGGTTCTTTGAGCGTTTTGGAGTGGTTACCGCCGTTACAGGTGTGTTCGATGTGATTGTTGGTAAGAATAAAGTCTTTGAGGTCCATAATGGTCATCCTTTGCTCGCAAGGATCACAGGCTCAGGTTGTATGGCTACTACGGCTGTGGGTGTTTTCCTTACTACCGGCGAAGATCCTGCTCTACAGACGGCCCTGGCTTTAGGATCTTACGGTGTAGCTGCGGAGCGTGCTGCCAAACATGAGCCAGGACCTGGAACTTTCAGGAGCAAACTGTTGGATGAGGCTGCCGCCCTGCTCACTAAGGGAGTGGATGGAATAGATATTCGCGAGGTGGAGGATTAA
- a CDS encoding MGDG synthase family glycosyltransferase yields MIIGELSILLIALVVLILRYLSCRTNASSTPTVRNEGKPIAIILTASVGGGHEAIGQAVRAELERNGYTVHVEDGLRLMGDLINWIMVGSYARMLRHMRWSRKSLGSLMWDVTFKLTAFGWSARLIRLLVGVFFSRRLLPVIEESKPSIVISTYPLVTAALGYLRRTGKLEVPVVAVIPDYGVHALWVSPYADMHLVTSEQSARLVESAGGKAWVVRMPVDPSFDNLPPKSIARTKLGIPQAAFVALVVGGAWGIGDIRGAAEHAAAAGAFTIVVTGKNVGLKKHLEACLGNTPNIKILGWTDNMPDLMAASDCLIQNAGGVTCLEALHVGLPIIMYNPVPGHGEMNVRVMEQAGAVCCARTPQELTNLLTEVMSGQRSLHTPIPSSLTPSVVDAVDSTIARPARATVGVSNATDWLRRVGYGIIAASVFLWLSLTPTGLVLASRALKLPVVGYHAPKGRVSIGVRVSDPLTARAIEQAAWNTDGCITIFADDKAAIGLYPSRKVQFGVSEPSYQGRLHSPFSERRHAALIAHEIQDHTGEYPHYFLPAGSPNITELIEMPKHTHLATWHKTGRHFPDKGLIIVDARGLSPSEAVHHLHSTMDAIRLRGLTCTAINGL; encoded by the coding sequence TTGATCATCGGTGAGTTATCTATACTTCTTATCGCCCTAGTAGTACTGATCCTAAGATACTTATCTTGTCGTACAAATGCTTCATCAACACCTACTGTACGAAATGAAGGCAAGCCGATTGCAATTATTCTCACCGCCTCTGTTGGTGGTGGACATGAGGCTATAGGACAAGCAGTTAGAGCAGAGCTTGAAAGGAATGGCTACACCGTACATGTTGAAGATGGATTGAGACTGATGGGAGATCTCATCAACTGGATAATGGTAGGCTCCTACGCCAGAATGCTCAGGCATATGCGCTGGTCCAGAAAATCTCTTGGATCGCTAATGTGGGATGTGACTTTCAAACTGACTGCATTTGGTTGGTCTGCACGCCTAATTCGTCTGCTTGTGGGGGTATTCTTTTCTCGAAGGTTACTGCCTGTAATAGAAGAGAGTAAACCAAGCATTGTAATATCGACCTATCCATTGGTCACTGCTGCGTTAGGATATCTCAGAAGGACTGGTAAGCTGGAAGTGCCCGTGGTTGCGGTTATACCAGATTACGGTGTGCATGCACTATGGGTATCTCCATATGCGGATATGCATCTAGTAACCTCAGAGCAATCTGCTAGGCTGGTGGAGTCTGCTGGAGGGAAAGCTTGGGTAGTCCGAATGCCAGTCGATCCTTCTTTTGATAATCTGCCTCCTAAGAGTATTGCCCGTACTAAGCTGGGAATTCCACAGGCGGCCTTTGTAGCATTAGTAGTTGGTGGCGCTTGGGGTATTGGCGATATACGAGGAGCGGCCGAGCATGCAGCTGCAGCAGGAGCATTTACTATAGTTGTAACGGGTAAGAACGTTGGTCTAAAGAAACACCTAGAAGCCTGTCTTGGGAATACACCTAATATCAAGATCTTAGGTTGGACTGATAACATGCCTGATCTCATGGCAGCTTCTGATTGTCTCATACAGAATGCGGGTGGAGTTACCTGCCTGGAGGCCCTACATGTGGGGCTGCCAATCATAATGTACAATCCAGTACCTGGGCACGGAGAGATGAACGTACGCGTCATGGAGCAAGCGGGAGCAGTCTGTTGTGCCCGTACACCTCAAGAACTTACTAATCTATTGACTGAGGTCATGAGCGGACAGAGATCATTACATACGCCGATACCCTCCTCTCTTACACCCTCTGTGGTAGATGCTGTAGATAGCACAATTGCTCGACCTGCACGTGCAACCGTTGGTGTAAGTAATGCTACAGACTGGTTGCGCCGAGTTGGGTATGGCATCATAGCTGCCAGTGTGTTCCTGTGGCTATCACTTACTCCAACAGGATTAGTGCTTGCTTCAAGGGCATTGAAATTGCCGGTGGTTGGCTATCATGCTCCTAAAGGTAGGGTGTCTATAGGGGTGAGAGTAAGCGACCCTCTAACTGCCAGGGCTATAGAGCAAGCCGCCTGGAATACTGATGGATGCATAACGATCTTTGCCGATGACAAGGCTGCGATTGGTCTGTACCCTAGTAGAAAAGTGCAGTTTGGTGTGTCTGAGCCCTCATATCAAGGTAGACTGCACTCTCCATTCAGCGAACGGAGACATGCAGCTTTGATAGCTCATGAGATCCAGGATCATACCGGTGAATATCCTCATTATTTTCTCCCTGCAGGGAGTCCGAACATTACCGAATTGATCGAAATGCCTAAGCATACACATCTTGCCACCTGGCATAAAACAGGCAGACATTTTCCAGATAAAGGTCTTATCATTGTTGATGCTAGGGGATTATCTCCATCAGAAGCTGTTCATCACCTGCATTCGACAATGGACGCTATCAGGCTTAGGGGATTGACGTGCACAGCTATAAATGGTTTATAG